In Cicer arietinum cultivar CDC Frontier isolate Library 1 chromosome 7, Cicar.CDCFrontier_v2.0, whole genome shotgun sequence, the genomic window AGCTTCCTCAACTCAGTATTATCCTTCACAGCAGTAAGCTCCAAATCATAAACATCATAACCCAACAAATTAGCCATTGCAGCAATCATTGTTGACTTACCAGTACCTGGAGGGCCAAAAAGTAAATAACCCCTTTTCCAAGCTTTCCCTATCCTACCATAAAAATCCTTACTTTTACTAAAAGTAACCAAATCTTCAATAATCTCCTTCTTTTTCAATGGCTCCATAGCCATTGTATCGAAAGTGGCAGGGTGTTCAAACATAATGTGACTCCACATAGTTTGTTTATAACTAGGCCATTTATAACCAGGACTATTTGTATACAACTTCCTCTGCCTATTCCTCAACCGAATCTCTTTCCNNNNNNNNNNNNNNNNNNNNNNNNNNNNNNNNNNNNNNNNNNNNNNNNNNNNNNNNNNNNNNNNNNNNNNNNNNNNNNNNNNNNNNNNNNNNNNNNNNNNNNNNNNNNNNNNNNNNNNNNNNNNNNNTTTTCATAAAATTTTCCAAATATGAACCTGTTATTGTTTCTCTATACTTTTTGTGAAAAGTTAGTTTGTAGAATCTCCTCTCTTGTTCTGTATAAGGCATCATCATCATTGACCTTGTTGATGATGACATAACTTTGCTACAAACCCACCAAACTTTAACGCCGCAAAAATCATCTGTTACTCTTTCGAATTCATCCATTGTTAAAACCAAGTTGGTGCTATCTTTTCCCATCTCAGCTTTGAGTCTTTTTGCACTCTTTGATGTGTTGGCACTGAGATAAGCTTCAACGGCACCATAAGCATCACTTCTTTTGATTCTGTCACCTAAGAATTCATGGAACGAGATTCTAATGTAAGGATAGAAATAGTCCATGATTCTATGACTGTTTTTTTCAAAGAAACGTGTGATTTGGTATGGACAGTATTGTCTTATGATAGCCCAAATGAACATTAAGCTTGCTAAGGTTGACCCCATTGTTGTCCACATTTCATTCATCTTAAGGGACATCATTGTTTTCTTTGGCTATGTTTGTGTTAAAATCAATGTATGAAAAAAGTGaagggaaaggaaaaagaagaagaagaagaagtgaGTGGAGATGACAAAGAAGAGAAAAGGGCCAATGTATATAAGCAAAATGAGTCAAATGACACTAACATATACTATAGTATATggtataataataacaaagttatattttttattaaaatggaaaaatgACAAGTAAGGTAGAAATTTGGTTCCACTAAGTTTCTTTGATTTGGTGGGACTATATGTGGAGGGTGCTTCTTCAATAGCCTCTAAATTTTGTGCTGATTCGCTGTATGATGTGTCTTATTACACAACAAAGATTTTTTAGATTCAGAAAAATATATCAGAACCAGGTGCCTTTACATGTGCCTCTGTTTACCTATGTACAATTCAATTGACTCATGGACAGTGACgatccaaaaatattttatatacaagataaactaattaatcataaattatacaaattttttattttattttttaaaaataatattttatatactaaACGTACAATAAGTTTCGTCTTAAAACAAACATGGTCCCTAGTTTATCAAACTTTCTAGCACCATGACATTATAGTTTCATATTgtctaaaaaataaagttaaaagtagtttataaacaatatttaattttttttaattaactaaaaCGTTTTTTATAAAAGATGAAATTGTAAAAGTTTATAcacaaaacttaaaataaagaATACCTCGATTTCATGTCGGAATAAGACTCTTATACGTCAATGTAGATGATGGAGTTCCCAATTGAACATAACACATAATGGGGTCCTTCTCATGCTCACATTAATTCACAATACTTAATTTCATGTTCTTCTGTCTACTTCTCATTGTCTCATACATGGCATGTCATTTTCCTCTCAAGACATATATAATAACACAATGACAAGAATAATTAAAGTTGATCATAAAGTTACTCCACTAATGTTTTTCCAAATTTGATACCATGTTAGATGTTTGAACCTTATCCATTGTTTGCAATTTTccactaaaattataaaattcagTTGAAATCATGTTTAACTAGAGTCTAATTAAAATGTTTGACGGATTTCCCTTATTATAAAATGACGCACAGAACCATGAgctcatcaaattaattaatgtctCCATATAGTTTAACTCTTGAGAATGTACATTGGTGGagctaaaatttaatttacctAAAATACCCTAATAATGTTtccttcaattatttttttggcAATTTTTTTCTAACCATATCTATTGATAGTGTTTAGAGCACAAGTAGTCTAAAATGTTagatatattattagtatattaaTAAACCTTCACtttttaattgagaaaaaaaaattaaataagatattAGGTCTCTCAAATTCACTAGATTTAGATAAGTTGAGTGTTTGCCAACTAGACATATCTTGGATAATTGGACATTTCTAGTTGAATATATCTTGTTTGgacaatttaaaattcaaataatttttttaactaatcgaTATCAAAATCATTCTTGTGACATTTTAATTTTCTCTATTAAAGTAGtggaatataattttttcataagATTCCTTCCAAagcttgttaaaaaaattaatttatgaataaaaatatttcaccaTGTATTTTGAACTAGAATCCACATACAGTTTACATTAACCTTAGAGAAGCACATGTTTATTTTtccaaaagaagaaaaaggaatcAAAAGCATTGGTAAGAACCTGGCAGCAGAATATGAGGAAGTTGTTGAACTTATTATTTAAGCA contains:
- the LOC101498790 gene encoding AAA-ATPase ASD, mitochondrial-like, which encodes MMSLKMNEMWTTMGSTLASLMFIWAIIRQYCPYQITRFFEKNSHRIMDYFYPYIRISFHEFLGDRIKRSDAYGAVEAYLSANTSKSAKRLKAEMGKDSTNLVLTMDEFERVTDDFCGVKVWWVCSKVMSSSTRSMMMMPYTEQERRFYKLTFHKKYRETITGSYLENFMKXXKEIRLRNRQRKLYTNSPGYKWPSYKQTMWSHIMFEHPATFDTMAMEPLKKKEIIEDLVTFSKSKDFYGRIGKAWKRGYLLFGPPGTGKSTMIAAMANLLGYDVYDLELTAVKDNTELRKLLIETTSKSIIVIEDIDCSLDLTGQRKKKGDCGKFLSDDENEKVNFDVGRKEVKEEGSVGVGGVNSKVTLSGLLNFIDGIWSACGGERLIVFTTNYVEKLDPALIRRGRMDKHIELSYCSFNGFKVLANNYLRVEKHLLFETIERLIGEVKITPADVAESLMPKSPMDDADKCLLNLIQALEEAKTERQNSTSSIKEQDEEVEHIITPIKENGNGNFIDEKESDEAIKQIER